The following coding sequences lie in one Synechococcus sp. CC9902 genomic window:
- a CDS encoding autotransporter outer membrane beta-barrel domain-containing protein translates to MVFALLCGDWAEPAKARAAVGGHKALSKLLPASSNASTTDVLLAQAPKPKNFPDDQKIPLPGPDTKDKVTLWQLPEDFKSVIATDSGDFYGIYYSAWNREREDVQLPGVYGSGWIDGSKNNNYQPWKDDEDLAEELSVKYLAQKQSFMVECDSSKDYQTGCVDEVNGEKVKNLNLYGFWNGGGFAYGAIKPDQSVSRPSGGNSPKIGYYWNGELYQTNGGDNYKIQFFAGCNLNTINSSVSDSGLSSPEDCKNGTAPVLDGGSLNFDTKQEYSSSLYVTSKGGTIDNNGRNLILDGTIQSIGDTSDSPSSLFFDGEGSTSLQGNNSYLNPTTVKEGVLEITNVDGLGSADAGTRVEESAVLRISVSGVQTPEGQGAINDAKINEEITLAGGEIDLNGNYIDLKGGVVLEGDGVNSTIRVKGGSTEVFARSIISGDGGLIKDGEGFFRLGGGGPQTYNGETIIKAGELRFADSTSTPKTTHVTVKEGATLRLVGENEVSSIEGSGRIFLQNDGSALTVNVEDESNPDFEGSIRDPRDDLEGTFIKDGGGSLTLTGKNAYGSLIVEKGQLDINGENIDTEDMDPSEASVSLSLGKDLSVKGGTALRVTGRDVDETYGPRTPPRKDGIGNTSTSNKLAPHASPILEFDDSINELTVENGSLLVASFIGALPTDYEAYKDNCKIGADPKTCYSIRPQILFKGGEDTLTNNGLIVGPGEAGTGNHLQLRFEGGNDTLNNGLSEGNDRRSGSWLGCVTAGADDQGFNGYKYGNTCDVANEETGGNLPDANSKDAKRNYTVNVYMGAGNDAFTNHQGSYLRGNFYGEGGDDVFGSQGVIRGNIVMGKGSDTVTFQGGGAENKGQLRGIGVLDDRLALGTAIKIENDNSLDTDVNKLNLFGNAVVSYRNSLGWGVKEDLENCGGRKSTTGRSDYGCRWDDGGYGYAAIVGSKGKDSIWVKKKSDGTQPVAIWGSVELGASNDALRLGNTQDKFGGDLHLIGDLDLGSGNSQIISIDKNSDFSVRAIRGDNIDFQIYGLATLGGDSELGVFAADRDVDLKQGNTLSSYTGTTTINEGGTLRAGQAWSLSSESIHQVDGKLILGDNDNRREDQEIGELTGKGLVSLQNQSYLFYGGLNGDVEFSGTSKGDGALVKKGSGTTTFSGTFGHTGFTKVHDGTLLLQEDESLSEKSTVLISSSTKQPTLDLGDTTQRAPKYNLHGGTLRNGTLGAAEINVERRTNNAIDSIEGELVSVNVSSRNDFEEEVGLTFSGSNQFKSLQIDRATVLIDESANVELSGDILGGDFVSRGAAFELSDKLDIQGSLTVGGSIDLDAGNDLIRIGNLASVSSGVIDGGSGDFDVFWNQNASLDFDTSNVKGFEIISYKGEGLAYLGDKASLIVTAADRDIDDSLYTEYGLIVSTPSNNTLDFSSNSNAKNIESGITVGLLQLDGDSTIHLRQGSLDIAALQSNAKGKRNKFILGAPLELSSEAPLQSLRESLVSPGSGVDLDQVASGRLSVGASDQSIASIDQQGGLWSYEGDFSSTSLSGQGVVVVGDGNDDSESSATFKSLTADGSRRLLIGARKDGVLSVTNGIHDSWSPDLGFLNVSKASLISNGDVVLGISGGDNPSTYKGLTVVMQDGSIKTLENDAIGPQSPTLVRGLLQIGESEGSGVSQNFARRLIVGETGSIQNGDLSVTSLANAGDVQIDSLTVNNGMKRLLDVLDEKGRRPIPVDSPLRKIKAQGSLKNLGGNIEISGDLKYQDNQDASAGHALFNIGRPRLRKQPGLLQANRIFMGPKNDLIFNSGIIATTTDEKTSIDLGGGNDLILNRGTFEIGSSIIDGGEPLEITGSILTREARSATGLNIFRGSGTEDPGVDENQLVNFAAIKLTADGDWIFPQGNDCRVTGVGRTFSKSKLDCVGIVGQRNADQFLQITDGAIVKTGVMELGRSSDNRIEVLDGTLEAGLIDGVVGSARINRYSGEIVFDRSVNASFNSLIVGDESSTASLKAKAIHNISSIHVVNGSLDTDLLHAKDLEDLGQVPELKIGATIDSSLLSTGSPKSLIEQISDNAVKGTLRVDETEGYSKAQQLGGMWGYEGDFSDIDLSAQGIVTTTKSSDDFSIKDDANEDLQEDIDEVTFKSITALGNRRLLVGAREGGKLTITDGLHETETSNKAAILNNGELVLGTSDRKVPQSSTYSGATVVMKDGHIQTLNADAIGPESPTLVRGRLSIGDETTGVIEQNFAKLLIVGKGGIAENGALSVTSLTNAGDVQIDSLTVNNGMKRLLDVLDEKGRRPIPVDSPLRKIKAQGSLKNLGGTIEITGDLKYQDNEDATAGHALINIRNLRDVTQYNQKGGLKPQPGTLVANSIFMGSNNDVILNSGIIATTTRQSTSINLGGGNDLILNRGTFEIGSSIIDGGEPLNTTGSILNPDARSVTGLNIFRQGLDPYRGLSDQASGLEEFQLVNFAAIKLEHDGDWIFPQGQDCQVRGESKTFDADKRCVGITGLKKENQTIVIENGARVEAGVVALGRDSTNTIQIEKGSLRAVLIEGGNELLDRIRDKRGLASNNLPTKKEAILLGKEGSDASGELIVGGIVDVEKITQLGGTWAYAVNASEDGFGVFPETTAAGTLAVKEITLNRRSNDSSVVSRATFQKIDGNANDLSVEVDSDASLAVIDGIHGAKTTLSTEGEVRLSGESDYRGVTTIQNGGILYSENNSALSEKSSILIEVGGVLDLQGFDNTISSLSGSGDLVLNPRTSTMQISADEVKGADLEIQAGEFAGIIADGGLSGLGSITKTTDGELILSGVNTYSSPTFVDGGTLVAASSSALSPESDFTLSNNGVLDLSTYPRQARFKADDKNYSAYLKSLTIGDQSSNQFKPRLTVSSLAPLRVKEQLAFDQGEIATFLDSGVESTAPIQIDQAGKFVFREESRNLGPASLYMVVSNEEARQQEGTWNVIDGVVENADELAKNTYLLVPALPGEKKRENKADFVEINGVDYRIAQFDGVDQPLADAALSDVRLEKGSLKLVVEQKSFDGIQEDLNGDEGDVDELPGCENDDELCDVISDIDGEEDQASNAEEDSAAEIIDGVVDGLQDQEIEIPLGFNYGQLAKLVTSGLAPRNVDAAGRGIALFNNQLVDSVFDRHPLRQFEELIAESSATQLNSDLLSETAVVKSDSDDVLSSDIGIVEADGVSYVDLENDSLDLSSRDGVSAWMKGFGGNSRADNSSILYNDYDLSSYGTSFGVDIALSDSFQIGAYANYGDVRIQHSSDDTGGGSWDSDGWGGGLTAQYSTRNFYVQGLLGASEFSGEQTRNILQINQDFGANTAKGDKKVTSYLGALRMGAPFKVGGVVLEPQAQAVWTQNREDGFSETSGTEKNLRLKYKDRATNFLETELGMKVSMPIRTGDRSLLVPSLRAAWLADWNQNNEAQQIGYKFTNQTVDFDSQLETQNGALIEAGLDYTIQNFNRTSLKVYARGGAEVWGGDRGTTWRGSGGVTFQF, encoded by the coding sequence TTGGTATTTGCACTGCTGTGTGGTGATTGGGCTGAGCCAGCTAAAGCAAGGGCCGCTGTTGGTGGACATAAGGCACTTAGCAAGTTATTGCCGGCTAGTTCGAATGCTTCTACAACAGATGTATTGCTGGCCCAGGCTCCTAAACCCAAAAACTTTCCTGACGATCAAAAAATACCTCTGCCAGGGCCAGATACAAAAGACAAGGTTACTCTTTGGCAATTGCCAGAAGACTTTAAATCAGTAATTGCAACCGATAGTGGTGATTTTTATGGAATTTACTACTCGGCCTGGAATAGAGAAAGGGAAGATGTTCAATTGCCAGGAGTTTATGGGTCTGGATGGATAGACGGTAGCAAAAATAATAACTATCAACCGTGGAAGGATGATGAGGATTTAGCAGAGGAGCTATCAGTAAAATATCTGGCTCAGAAGCAATCATTTATGGTTGAATGTGATTCATCTAAGGATTATCAAACAGGTTGTGTTGATGAAGTTAACGGCGAGAAAGTTAAAAATCTCAATCTCTATGGCTTCTGGAACGGGGGAGGATTTGCCTATGGAGCGATCAAACCAGATCAATCTGTTTCACGCCCATCCGGGGGTAATTCTCCTAAAATAGGCTATTACTGGAATGGTGAGCTTTATCAAACTAATGGCGGTGATAATTATAAAATACAATTTTTTGCGGGTTGCAATCTAAATACTATTAATTCATCTGTTTCTGACTCTGGACTATCCTCTCCTGAAGATTGTAAGAATGGTACTGCTCCTGTTCTTGATGGAGGTAGTCTTAACTTTGATACAAAGCAGGAGTATTCAAGCTCGCTTTACGTCACTAGTAAAGGTGGAACGATTGATAACAATGGCAGAAATCTTATTTTAGATGGGACGATCCAATCGATTGGAGATACATCTGATTCGCCTAGCTCACTATTTTTTGATGGTGAAGGATCGACGTCTCTTCAGGGCAATAATTCATACCTCAACCCAACGACAGTCAAAGAGGGTGTTCTTGAAATCACCAATGTCGATGGTTTGGGCTCTGCTGATGCAGGAACCAGAGTTGAAGAGAGTGCCGTTCTGAGAATTTCTGTAAGTGGAGTGCAAACTCCTGAGGGTCAAGGTGCAATAAACGACGCAAAGATCAACGAAGAAATCACCTTGGCTGGTGGTGAGATTGATCTGAATGGAAATTATATCGATCTAAAAGGTGGTGTTGTCTTAGAGGGTGATGGTGTTAATTCAACTATTAGGGTTAAAGGCGGCAGTACTGAAGTCTTCGCGAGAAGTATCATTTCTGGCGATGGTGGTTTAATTAAGGATGGAGAAGGCTTTTTTCGTCTTGGAGGTGGCGGACCACAAACCTATAACGGCGAAACGATCATTAAGGCGGGTGAACTGCGTTTTGCAGATTCAACATCAACACCCAAGACAACCCATGTCACAGTGAAAGAGGGCGCCACATTGCGTCTTGTGGGTGAGAATGAAGTCTCTTCTATTGAGGGATCCGGCAGGATCTTTCTTCAGAATGATGGTTCAGCGTTAACAGTTAATGTTGAAGATGAATCCAATCCTGATTTCGAAGGTTCAATTCGTGATCCAAGAGATGATTTGGAAGGAACGTTCATCAAGGATGGCGGGGGAAGTTTAACGCTGACAGGTAAGAATGCGTATGGGTCTTTGATTGTTGAGAAGGGTCAGTTGGATATTAATGGTGAGAATATTGATACTGAGGATATGGATCCATCTGAGGCTTCAGTATCTCTCAGTCTGGGAAAAGATCTTTCCGTAAAGGGTGGTACTGCTTTACGGGTTACTGGGCGTGATGTAGACGAAACTTATGGCCCAAGAACTCCTCCTAGAAAGGATGGAATTGGTAACACGAGTACTTCTAATAAGCTTGCACCTCATGCCTCACCTATTCTTGAATTTGATGATTCAATCAATGAATTAACAGTTGAGAATGGCAGTCTATTGGTGGCTAGTTTTATTGGTGCATTGCCAACAGACTACGAAGCCTATAAAGATAACTGCAAGATAGGGGCGGATCCAAAAACTTGCTACAGCATTCGTCCGCAAATTTTATTTAAGGGTGGCGAGGATACGCTAACCAATAATGGGTTAATTGTTGGTCCTGGAGAAGCAGGTACTGGGAATCATTTGCAGCTCCGTTTTGAAGGTGGTAATGACACTCTTAATAACGGCTTAAGTGAGGGCAATGACCGTAGATCTGGAAGTTGGCTTGGATGTGTGACGGCCGGTGCTGATGATCAGGGATTTAATGGATATAAGTATGGCAACACCTGCGACGTAGCGAATGAAGAAACAGGTGGCAATTTACCTGATGCAAATAGTAAGGATGCCAAGAGGAATTATACGGTTAATGTCTATATGGGGGCTGGAAATGATGCATTTACTAATCACCAAGGAAGTTATCTAAGAGGTAACTTTTATGGTGAAGGTGGTGATGATGTTTTTGGGAGCCAGGGTGTGATTCGCGGTAATATTGTCATGGGTAAGGGAAGTGATACGGTTACTTTTCAAGGAGGTGGCGCAGAGAATAAAGGGCAATTGCGAGGCATTGGTGTTCTCGATGATCGGCTTGCCCTAGGCACTGCAATCAAGATCGAAAATGATAATTCTCTAGACACTGATGTCAATAAGCTCAATTTGTTTGGAAACGCGGTGGTTTCTTACCGCAATTCTTTGGGTTGGGGGGTCAAAGAAGACTTAGAGAATTGTGGTGGTAGAAAGTCAACAACAGGCCGCAGTGATTATGGCTGTCGTTGGGATGACGGTGGATATGGTTATGCCGCCATTGTCGGTAGTAAAGGCAAAGATAGTATTTGGGTGAAAAAGAAGAGCGATGGTACGCAGCCCGTCGCGATTTGGGGTTCCGTTGAATTAGGCGCTTCTAATGATGCGCTGCGACTTGGGAACACACAGGATAAATTTGGTGGAGATCTCCATCTCATAGGCGATTTGGATCTGGGATCGGGTAATTCTCAAATTATTTCGATCGATAAGAATTCTGATTTTTCTGTCAGAGCCATTCGTGGCGACAATATTGATTTTCAGATCTATGGCCTAGCCACCCTGGGTGGTGACTCTGAGCTGGGTGTGTTTGCAGCTGATCGTGATGTTGATTTAAAACAAGGAAATACCCTTAGCTCTTATACGGGCACAACCACGATTAATGAAGGCGGCACGTTGCGTGCTGGACAGGCTTGGAGTTTGAGTTCTGAATCCATCCATCAAGTGGATGGCAAATTGATCTTAGGCGACAATGATAATAGGCGAGAAGATCAAGAGATTGGCGAACTCACAGGCAAAGGCCTAGTAAGTTTGCAAAACCAATCTTATCTTTTTTATGGTGGATTGAACGGAGATGTTGAATTCTCAGGTACATCTAAGGGTGACGGCGCTCTTGTTAAAAAAGGATCTGGAACAACGACCTTCTCTGGCACATTTGGTCACACTGGATTTACCAAGGTGCATGATGGGACATTATTGCTGCAAGAAGATGAAAGCCTTAGTGAAAAATCAACAGTTTTAATCTCATCCTCTACAAAACAACCAACCCTTGATCTTGGTGATACCACGCAACGTGCGCCTAAATATAATCTTCATGGAGGCACCCTGAGAAATGGAACATTAGGTGCCGCAGAGATTAATGTTGAAAGGCGTACGAATAATGCGATCGATAGTATCGAAGGTGAACTTGTCAGCGTCAATGTCTCATCTCGCAATGATTTTGAAGAGGAGGTTGGCCTTACATTCTCCGGATCGAATCAATTCAAGAGCCTACAGATTGATCGTGCCACTGTTTTGATTGATGAGTCAGCCAATGTTGAGTTGTCAGGCGATATTCTTGGTGGCGATTTTGTTTCAAGAGGGGCTGCTTTTGAACTATCCGATAAGTTAGATATTCAGGGATCGTTAACGGTTGGCGGCTCGATTGATCTGGATGCAGGCAATGATCTGATTCGGATTGGTAACCTGGCTTCAGTTTCCAGTGGCGTTATTGATGGTGGGTCTGGTGATTTTGATGTTTTCTGGAATCAAAATGCATCTCTAGATTTTGATACGTCTAATGTAAAAGGCTTTGAAATTATTTCTTATAAGGGTGAGGGTCTTGCCTATCTTGGTGATAAAGCGAGTCTGATTGTTACTGCCGCTGATCGTGATATCGATGATTCTTTGTATACAGAATATGGATTGATTGTATCGACACCTTCGAATAACACTCTTGATTTTAGTTCGAACTCTAATGCCAAAAATATCGAGTCTGGTATCACCGTTGGTCTTCTCCAGCTTGATGGTGATTCAACGATTCATCTGAGGCAAGGATCACTTGATATTGCTGCCCTCCAGTCGAATGCCAAGGGTAAAAGGAACAAATTTATTCTCGGTGCACCACTCGAACTTTCTTCCGAGGCCCCACTCCAATCGTTGCGTGAATCACTCGTCAGCCCTGGTAGTGGTGTTGATTTAGATCAAGTGGCATCGGGCCGTTTATCCGTTGGTGCCTCTGATCAATCGATTGCGTCGATTGATCAACAGGGCGGGCTGTGGAGTTATGAAGGCGATTTTTCATCCACTTCACTCTCAGGCCAAGGTGTTGTTGTTGTGGGTGATGGCAACGATGATTCAGAATCATCTGCAACGTTCAAGTCGCTCACAGCAGATGGCTCGCGTCGGCTTCTGATTGGTGCGAGAAAGGATGGGGTTCTGTCCGTCACCAATGGCATTCATGATTCCTGGTCACCTGATTTGGGATTCCTGAATGTATCAAAGGCTTCTCTGATTTCTAATGGTGATGTGGTGTTAGGAATCTCTGGTGGCGATAACCCAAGCACCTATAAGGGCCTCACTGTTGTAATGCAGGATGGGTCGATCAAGACCCTTGAAAATGATGCGATTGGTCCACAATCACCCACACTGGTTCGTGGCCTGCTCCAGATTGGTGAATCGGAAGGCAGTGGAGTTAGCCAGAATTTTGCACGGCGTTTGATTGTTGGAGAAACTGGTTCGATTCAAAATGGTGATCTCTCGGTTACCAGCCTCGCCAATGCTGGTGATGTGCAGATTGATTCGCTGACTGTCAACAATGGGATGAAGCGCTTGTTGGATGTTCTTGATGAGAAGGGTCGTCGACCAATTCCTGTTGATTCACCCCTACGCAAAATCAAGGCCCAGGGTTCACTGAAAAACTTGGGTGGCAATATTGAGATTAGTGGTGATCTCAAGTATCAGGATAATCAGGACGCATCGGCTGGCCATGCACTGTTCAACATTGGGCGCCCACGATTACGGAAACAGCCAGGCCTGCTTCAGGCCAACCGAATCTTCATGGGCCCGAAGAATGATCTGATTTTCAACTCCGGTATCATCGCCACAACAACAGATGAAAAGACCTCAATTGATCTTGGTGGTGGTAATGATTTAATCCTGAATCGTGGGACCTTTGAGATTGGCTCCTCGATTATTGATGGTGGTGAACCATTAGAAATCACTGGATCGATTCTTACTCGCGAAGCTCGTTCAGCTACCGGTCTCAATATTTTCCGAGGCAGTGGCACTGAAGATCCAGGTGTCGATGAGAATCAATTGGTCAACTTTGCAGCGATTAAATTAACAGCTGATGGTGATTGGATCTTCCCACAAGGGAATGATTGCCGTGTTACCGGAGTTGGCCGTACTTTTAGTAAGAGTAAATTGGATTGCGTTGGTATCGTTGGTCAACGAAATGCTGATCAATTTCTACAGATCACCGACGGTGCGATTGTTAAAACAGGTGTGATGGAATTAGGCCGATCTAGTGATAACAGGATCGAAGTTCTTGATGGAACACTTGAGGCTGGTTTGATTGATGGCGTTGTTGGTAGCGCTCGAATCAACAGGTATTCTGGAGAGATTGTTTTTGATCGTAGTGTCAATGCTTCTTTTAATTCTTTGATTGTCGGCGATGAGTCCTCTACGGCATCTCTTAAGGCAAAAGCGATTCACAATATTTCGTCGATACATGTTGTGAATGGATCCTTAGATACCGATCTTCTACATGCCAAGGATCTAGAGGATTTAGGCCAGGTTCCGGAGCTTAAGATTGGGGCTACGATCGATAGCTCTCTTCTCTCGACAGGTAGCCCAAAATCATTGATTGAGCAGATCTCTGATAATGCAGTGAAAGGAACGTTGAGGGTTGATGAGACTGAAGGCTATTCCAAGGCTCAACAGTTGGGTGGCATGTGGGGCTATGAAGGTGATTTTAGTGATATCGATCTTTCTGCTCAGGGAATTGTAACCACGACGAAGTCGTCTGATGATTTTTCAATTAAAGATGATGCCAACGAAGATTTGCAAGAAGATATTGATGAGGTAACGTTTAAATCAATCACTGCTCTGGGTAATCGTCGGTTGCTTGTTGGTGCTCGTGAGGGCGGCAAGCTTACTATCACTGACGGATTGCATGAAACAGAAACCTCCAATAAAGCAGCGATATTGAACAATGGTGAGTTAGTTCTTGGAACTTCTGATCGAAAGGTGCCTCAATCGAGCACCTATTCTGGTGCAACCGTGGTGATGAAGGATGGACATATTCAAACGCTTAATGCTGATGCTATTGGACCCGAATCTCCCACATTGGTTCGTGGTCGTTTGAGTATTGGTGACGAAACGACGGGTGTGATTGAGCAAAATTTTGCGAAGCTATTAATTGTAGGCAAAGGAGGCATAGCTGAGAATGGAGCTTTGTCTGTGACAAGCCTCACCAATGCTGGTGATGTGCAGATTGATTCGCTGACTGTCAATAACGGCATGAAGCGCTTGTTGGATGTTCTTGATGAGAAGGGTCGTCGACCAATTCCTGTTGATTCACCCCTACGCAAAATCAAGGCCCAAGGATCTCTGAAAAATTTGGGTGGAACGATTGAGATCACTGGTGATCTGAAATATCAAGATAATGAGGATGCCACGGCTGGACATGCACTGATCAATATTCGCAATTTGAGAGACGTTACTCAATACAACCAGAAGGGTGGTTTGAAGCCTCAGCCAGGAACATTGGTGGCTAATTCAATTTTCATGGGCTCTAACAATGATGTAATCCTCAATAGTGGAATCATCGCCACAACAACGCGTCAATCCACCTCAATTAACCTGGGTGGTGGTAATGATCTAATTCTCAATCGCGGAACCTTTGAAATCGGCTCTTCGATTATTGATGGTGGCGAGCCGTTGAATACCACAGGTTCGATTCTTAACCCCGATGCTCGTTCAGTAACTGGCCTTAACATTTTTAGACAAGGCCTTGATCCTTACCGTGGCCTTTCTGATCAGGCTTCCGGCTTAGAGGAATTCCAGCTGGTTAATTTTGCTGCGATTAAGCTTGAACATGATGGTGATTGGATTTTCCCACAAGGTCAGGATTGTCAGGTTCGCGGTGAATCAAAAACTTTTGACGCAGACAAGCGCTGTGTCGGAATTACCGGTTTGAAAAAAGAAAATCAGACTATTGTTATTGAAAATGGTGCACGCGTTGAAGCCGGTGTAGTCGCCTTGGGGCGCGACAGTACCAACACAATTCAAATTGAAAAAGGATCGCTGCGCGCTGTCCTGATTGAGGGTGGTAATGAGTTGCTTGATCGTATCCGTGACAAACGCGGTCTGGCTTCTAATAATTTGCCGACGAAGAAGGAAGCAATTCTTTTGGGGAAAGAAGGTTCCGATGCAAGTGGTGAGTTAATTGTTGGCGGCATTGTTGATGTGGAGAAGATCACGCAATTGGGTGGAACTTGGGCCTATGCCGTTAACGCATCAGAAGATGGTTTTGGTGTTTTCCCAGAAACCACAGCTGCTGGCACGCTTGCTGTTAAAGAGATAACGCTCAATCGCAGATCAAACGACTCATCTGTTGTGAGTCGTGCAACGTTCCAGAAGATTGATGGAAATGCGAATGATCTCAGTGTTGAAGTTGACTCGGATGCATCTCTTGCGGTGATTGATGGAATTCATGGTGCAAAAACTACATTGAGTACCGAAGGTGAAGTGAGACTCTCTGGGGAGAGTGACTACCGCGGTGTAACGACAATTCAGAATGGAGGAATTCTCTACAGCGAAAATAATTCCGCTCTCTCTGAAAAATCTTCGATTTTGATCGAGGTCGGTGGTGTTTTGGATCTTCAGGGATTCGATAACACAATTTCGTCGCTTTCTGGCAGCGGCGACCTTGTTTTAAATCCTCGTACATCCACGATGCAAATCTCAGCTGATGAGGTGAAGGGTGCTGATTTAGAGATTCAGGCGGGAGAATTTGCGGGCATAATTGCTGATGGTGGTCTGTCTGGTCTCGGCTCTATCACAAAAACGACTGATGGAGAGCTGATTCTCTCAGGCGTGAATACGTACTCCTCTCCCACCTTTGTTGACGGCGGAACATTAGTTGCGGCCAGCTCATCTGCTCTCAGCCCGGAATCAGACTTTACGCTGTCTAACAATGGTGTTTTAGATCTCAGTACTTATCCAAGACAAGCTCGATTTAAAGCCGATGATAAAAACTACAGTGCTTATCTCAAGAGCCTAACGATTGGCGATCAATCAAGCAATCAGTTCAAACCAAGGCTGACAGTTTCTTCTTTGGCGCCATTACGAGTGAAAGAACAACTCGCTTTTGACCAAGGAGAAATTGCTACTTTTCTCGATTCAGGTGTGGAATCAACTGCGCCGATCCAGATCGATCAGGCCGGAAAATTCGTGTTCCGAGAAGAATCCCGTAATCTCGGTCCGGCCAGTCTCTATATGGTCGTTTCCAATGAAGAAGCGCGTCAACAAGAAGGCACTTGGAATGTGATCGATGGTGTAGTGGAGAATGCTGATGAGTTGGCAAAAAATACTTACTTACTTGTCCCGGCCCTTCCGGGCGAAAAGAAACGCGAAAATAAAGCTGATTTTGTTGAGATTAATGGTGTCGACTATCGCATCGCTCAGTTTGACGGTGTTGACCAACCGTTGGCTGATGCGGCCTTATCTGACGTTCGACTGGAAAAAGGTTCGTTGAAACTGGTTGTTGAACAGAAATCTTTCGACGGCATCCAAGAGGATCTCAATGGTGATGAAGGCGATGTTGATGAGCTTCCAGGTTGTGAGAACGATGATGAGTTATGTGATGTGATCAGTGATATCGATGGTGAAGAGGATCAGGCCTCGAATGCGGAAGAAGATTCTGCTGCTGAAATCATTGATGGTGTAGTCGATGGATTGCAAGATCAAGAGATTGAGATTCCTCTCGGATTCAATTACGGCCAACTTGCAAAACTTGTAACGAGCGGCCTTGCCCCACGAAATGTTGATGCGGCTGGCCGTGGTATTGCACTGTTTAATAATCAGCTCGTTGATTCAGTGTTCGATCGGCACCCATTGCGCCAGTTCGAAGAATTGATTGCTGAATCCTCCGCTACTCAGCTCAATAGCGATCTTCTATCTGAGACTGCAGTCGTTAAATCTGATTCGGATGATGTTCTTTCGTCCGATATCGGGATTGTTGAGGCCGATGGCGTGTCGTACGTGGATCTTGAGAACGATTCGTTAGATCTATCCAGTCGTGATGGTGTGAGTGCCTGGATGAAGGGCTTCGGCGGAAATAGCCGAGCCGATAATTCGAGCATTCTTTATAACGATTACGACCTGAGCAGCTACGGAACCAGTTTTGGTGTTGATATCGCCTTGAGTGATTCGTTCCAAATTGGTGCCTATGCCAACTATGGCGATGTACGGATTCAACACAGCAGCGACGATACCGGTGGTGGTAGTTGGGACTCAGATGGCTGGGGTGGTGGCCTAACGGCGCAGTATTCAACGCGCAACTTCTATGTGCAGGGTCTTCTTGGCGCCAGTGAATTCAGTGGGGAGCAGACCCGCAATATTCTTCAAATCAATCAAGATTTTGGTGCGAATACAGCGAAAGGCGATAAGAAAGTCACCAGTTATCTGGGGGCCTTGAGAATGGGTGCGCCATTCAAAGTGGGTGGTGTTGTTCTCGAACCCCAAGCCCAGGCTGTTTGGACCCAAAACCGTGAAGATGGCTTCTCTGAGACCAGCGGAACCGAGAAAAATTTGCGGTTGAAGTACAAGGATCGCGCCACCAATTTCCTTGAAACGGAACTGGGGATGAAGGTGTCGATGCCAATTCGTACGGGTGATCGTTCGTTGCTGGTGCCTAGTCTGCGAGCGGCTTGGCTTGCCGATTGGAATCAAAATAATGAAGCGCAGCAGATCGGCTATAAGTTCACCAATCAAACTGTCGATTTTGATTCGCAGTTGGAAACGCAGAACGGAGCGTTGATTGAAGCTGGCCTGGATTACACGATTCAGAACTTCAATCGAACGTCGTTGAAGGTGTATGCCCGAGGTGGAGCCGAGGTGTGGGGTGGAGATCGTGGAACCACCTGGCGTGGAAGTGGTGGTGTCACCTTCCAGTTCTAA